Proteins from a genomic interval of Gossypium hirsutum isolate 1008001.06 chromosome A09, Gossypium_hirsutum_v2.1, whole genome shotgun sequence:
- the LOC107895954 gene encoding actin-depolymerizing factor, producing the protein MANASSGIAVGDECKMKFLELKAKRSYRFIVFKIEETSYQVVVEKLGQPNEKYDDLVVSLPPSECRYAVFDLDFTTDENCQKSKIVFIAWAPDSSELGAKWYMPAPKIDSGKSWTVFRLNCRLLI; encoded by the exons ATG GCGAATGCATCATCTGGAATTGCAGTTGGTGAtgagtgcaaaatgaagtttttggaGTTAAAAGCAAAGAGAAGTTACAGAttcattgttttcaaaatagaAGAAACGAGTTACCAGGTTGTGGTTGAGAAGCTTGGTCAACCCAACGAAAAATATGATGATTTAGTTGTCAGTTTGCCCCCTAGTGAGTGTCGTTATGCTGTTTTTGATCTTGATTTCACCACTGATGAAAATTGCCAGAAGAGCAAAATTGTCTTCATTGCATG GGCCCCGGATTCATCAGAGTTAGGAGCAAAATGGTATATGCCAGCTCCGAAGATAGATTCAGGAAAGAGTTGGACGGTGTTCAGGTTGAATTGCAGGCTACTGATCTGA